The genomic region CCACACCCGGGGCGGCGCGTCCGGGGTCTCCAAGCGTGCCGCCGACCTCCGTCCTCTCCATTCGACCGACCCAATCTGCCGTTCATCGGAAGTCCGCTTCCGAGACTTCGTCCTGCGCTGCAGCTTTGCGGAGCGAGCCGATCACCACTGGCGATCGGCCTGACGGAGCGCCGACGATCGACGGCGCGGACCGCTCCCCATCCATCGTACCGCCCGCCGATGCCCATCCCTGGAGAATCGATGCTGAACCTGTCCGACGTCAGCCACGTGTACGCCAACGGCACGCGCGCCCTGGACCACGTCACCCTGTCCATACCGCGCGGCATGTACGGCCTTTTGGGTCCGAACGGGGCGGGGAAGTCTACCCTCATGCGCACCATCGCCACGCTGCAGACGCCGACCGAGGGCGCCATCCGCTTCGGCGACGTGGACGTGATCGCCGAGCCGGAGAAGCTGCGGCGCACCCTGGGCTACCTGCCGCAGGACTTCGGGGTGTATCCGCGCGTTTCCGCCTACGAGATGCTGGACCACATGGCGGTGCTGAAGGGCGTCGCCTCCGCCGCCGATCGCCAGGCGACGGTGGAAAGCCTGCTGCAGCAGGTGAACCTGTGGAGCGTCCGCAGGAAGTCGCTGGCCGGCTTCTCCGGTGGGATGCGGCAACGCTTCGGCATTGCCCAGGCGCTGATCGGCAACCCGGAGCTGATCATCGTCGACGAGCCGACCGCCGGGCTGGACCCGGAGGAGCGCAACCGCTTCCTGAACCTGCTAGCGGAGATCGGCGAAAGCGTGGTGGTGATCCTTTCCACGCACATCGTGGAGGACGTTGCCGACCTCTGCCCACGGATGGCGGTGCTGGCGGACGGGCGGGTGCAACTGGAAGGCGCGCCGCTGGACCTCATCCTCTCCACCCGTGGCCGGATCTGGATGAAGGTGATCGACCGCGGCGAACTGGCCGCCTGCCGCGAACGCTACGACGTGCTCTCCACGCGCCTCTTCGCCGGACGCACCATCGTGCACGTGTTGGCGGACCAGGACCCGCGCGACGGCTTTACCCCGGTGGATGCCGGGCTGGAGGACGTCTACTTCTCGACCCTGGCGCAGTCGCGCCGCGCGGCCTGAGGAAAGACGATGCTCATCGACATCGCCCGATTCGAGTTCCGCTACCTGCTGCGCAACCCGCTTCTCTGGGTTTCCGCCGCGGCGGTCTTCGCGCTGTACTTCGTCTCCATCAGCACCGGGTTCGCGCTCGGCTCGGAAGGCGGCCTGCTGCACAACGCGGCCTTCGCGACGCTGCGGAACTACCTGATGGTCTCGATCTTCTTCATGTTCGTAACCACGTCGTTCGTCGCCAACGCGGT from Longimicrobium sp. harbors:
- a CDS encoding ABC transporter ATP-binding protein, whose amino-acid sequence is MLNLSDVSHVYANGTRALDHVTLSIPRGMYGLLGPNGAGKSTLMRTIATLQTPTEGAIRFGDVDVIAEPEKLRRTLGYLPQDFGVYPRVSAYEMLDHMAVLKGVASAADRQATVESLLQQVNLWSVRRKSLAGFSGGMRQRFGIAQALIGNPELIIVDEPTAGLDPEERNRFLNLLAEIGESVVVILSTHIVEDVADLCPRMAVLADGRVQLEGAPLDLILSTRGRIWMKVIDRGELAACRERYDVLSTRLFAGRTIVHVLADQDPRDGFTPVDAGLEDVYFSTLAQSRRAA